In Planctomycetota bacterium, the genomic stretch GCACCCGCGCCAGGACCAGCTCCGCCCCGGGCGCCACCGCCCGCACCCAGGGGAGGGCCCGCTCGGCGGCCGCCGATCCGTCCAAACCTACCAGCACGCGGCGGATCACGCCTCCATCTAACCCTTCCCGAAGCGCGGCGTCCAGCCTCGAATTCGAAACCCTTACGGCCACACGAAAGACCTCGACCCGGCCGGGTCCCGCGCTATAATCCTCATCGCCGGGACCAACCGGGGGGAAGGCCCTTGAGCAACAAGGTGGATTTCGGCACCTCGTCGTTCAACATCCGCTCCAAGAAGATCGAAGTGCGCGGTGAAGTAGACTTTCACACCGCCCCCAAGCTTCGGGAGCAGATCCAGGCTACCCTTGAGAAGAAACCCCAGGTCCTCATCATCAACCTTTCGAAAGTTACCCGCATGGACAGCGCGGGGGTGGCGGTGCTCGTCGAAGGCATCCACATGGCGCGGCGGGAAGGCGTGATCCTCTCCCTCCAGGACGTCAGCCGCGCGGCCCGATCGGTCCTGGAGCTCGCCCGCGTGGACAAGCTCTTCCAGGTGTCCGGCGGCAACTACCTGCCGCCGCCGACCTAGACGCATGGTCCCCGCCAAGCCCGGCCTGCCGGCCCCGCTGGCGAGCTTCCTCGGGCACGCCGGGGGAATGGCCCACCTCTTCGGACGAACCCTCTACTGGGTGTTCGTGGGACCCTTCCGGGACCGCACCGAGCACCGCCGCCACGTCTTTCCCCTCATGGAAGCGATCGGCAACAAGTCCTTCCCCATCGTCGCGCTCGTGGCGCTCCTCATCGGAATCATCCTGGTCCTCCAGACGGGGTACCTCCTCGAAAAATACGGACAGATCCGCCAGGTCTCGGGCCTCGTGGCGGTCTCCATGACGCGCGAGCTGGGACCGCTCATGACCGCGATCGTCCTGGTCGGCCGCGTGGGCGCCGCCTTCACCGCCGGCCTCGGAACGATGACGATTTCCGAGGAAGTCCTGGCCCTCCGAACCATGTCGATCGACCCCGTGGGATACCTCGTCGCGCCCCGGTTCATCGCGATCCTCGTCATGCTTCCCTGTCTCACCGTCTTCGCCAACGTCGTGGGCATCGCGGGCGGATGCCTCATGGCCACGACCTATGACCTGGATCCATGGGCTTACGTGAGCGACTCGCTGGACTTCCTCACCCTCCAGGATCTGCTGAGCGGCGTGGTCAAGTCGGCCCTCTTCGCCGTGGTCATCTGCATCGTGTCCTGCCACATGGCCTTCCGCGTCGAAGGCGGGCCCGAGGGCGTGGCGCGCAACACGATGGTCTCCGTCGTCTGCTCCCTGGTGCTCGTCATCCTCGTGGACGGTCTAGTCACCGCATTCCTGCGCGGTCTATCCTGACCGATGGCCCTGATCGAGCTGCGCGGAGTCCGCAAATCGTTCGGCGCCAAGACGGCGCTCGACGGGATCACCTTCTCCGTCGAGCAGGGGACGAACTTCGTGATCCTCGGAGCGTCGGGCGGCGGCAAGTCCACGCTCCTCAAGATCATGATCGCCGCCCTGAAGGCCGACGAGGGCGAGGTCCGGATCGACGGCGTGGATCTGACCCGGGCGGACGAACGGGAG encodes the following:
- a CDS encoding STAS domain-containing protein; the protein is MSNKVDFGTSSFNIRSKKIEVRGEVDFHTAPKLREQIQATLEKKPQVLIINLSKVTRMDSAGVAVLVEGIHMARREGVILSLQDVSRAARSVLELARVDKLFQVSGGNYLPPPT
- a CDS encoding ABC transporter permease, producing the protein MVPAKPGLPAPLASFLGHAGGMAHLFGRTLYWVFVGPFRDRTEHRRHVFPLMEAIGNKSFPIVALVALLIGIILVLQTGYLLEKYGQIRQVSGLVAVSMTRELGPLMTAIVLVGRVGAAFTAGLGTMTISEEVLALRTMSIDPVGYLVAPRFIAILVMLPCLTVFANVVGIAGGCLMATTYDLDPWAYVSDSLDFLTLQDLLSGVVKSALFAVVICIVSCHMAFRVEGGPEGVARNTMVSVVCSLVLVILVDGLVTAFLRGLS